TCAGGGTGCGACTGAGGGTATTGCGCGCAACCCCAATGCTTCCGGTAAAATCATGACTGCCATGATCATCGGTCTGGCCATGATCGAGTCTCTGGCGATCTATACTCTGGTTATCGCCCTTATTCTCCTCTTTGCCAACCCTTACTCAGCTGCATTTTTCGGTTAATCTCTCATTTAGCCGTTTTAGTACAGGTCAGGGAAACATCAGCGACAGTGTTCACACTGTCGCTTTTTTTCTTTTGAAAATTCCCCGAACATTGTATTATTTGTGAATACATTAACCAAGAGCAGGAGGGCCGCAGCATAATGAAAATTCCCGAAGCCACCATAAGACGACTCTCCACCTATATTCGAGTCCTTGATTCTCTGGAAAAAAAAGTCAACGGAAGTCATTTCCAGTGGGGAGCTCTCGACACTGTGTGGCTACAACTCTGCCCAGATTCGCAAGGATCTTGCGTATTTCGGTGAAATGGGAGTGCGTGGCGTTGGGTACTATGTCTCCGAACTCAAGCACGAAATTGAGCACATCATGGGGCTGAAAAATATCTGGAATGTCGCCCTGATTGGCGTCGGTAATCTGGGTCACGCCCTGATTTCCTATAATGGTTTTCGGAAGTCCGGTTTCCACGTGCGGCTGGCCTATGACCGTGATGAGAACAAACTGACCGGGCTGCCCCCGGAAATTCAACCCGTGACCTGCATGGAGCAGCTGGGGGAAGCGCTTAAAAAGCAGAAAATTCAAATAGGCATTATTGCCGTTCCGCCCGACTCGGCCCAGAATGTGGCGAACCTTCTTACCAGCAATGGAATTCAGGGAATTCTGAATTTCACGCCTATGCGCATCAAGGTTCCCGAAAATGTGAAAGTCAAGTACGTCGATTTTACCATTGAGCTGGAAACCCTTGCATTTTACCTGTCAAAGAAATAGAAATATGCCGTGAATTTCTCAGTAAAGGATATCCATTGAAAACAATACCAGAACTTGTTATCGGAAAATTGCGTCCACGCTATCCCTTGCTTCAGGGTGGCATGTCGGTTCTCGTCTCGAATCCCTCGCTCGCCGCTGCTGTCAGTAATGCAGGCGGCATAGGTACACTTGGCGGGACCGGGGTCAGCCCCGAGCTTCTCTATAAAATGGTGCAGGAGACAAAAAAACTGACCAGCGGTATTGTCGCGGTCAACATCATGGTTGCAGCGAACCATTTTCTTGAGCTGGTGCAGGCCGCCATTAAAGGTGGTGTGGATATGGTGGTTGCAGGCGCAGGTATCTCCAAGCAACTGTTCCAGATCTGCCGTGAAGCCGATGTGGAAGTGGTGCCGATTGTGTCGAGCCTGCGTATTGGGCAGTTTGTGGAAAAAATGGGTGCCAGTGCCATTGTTGTGGAAAGTGTCGAAGCCGGTGGTCACCTGGGTACGGAACTGACCCTGGACGAAATGTTTGCTGAAATCAAACAGGGAATGAAGATCCCCGTTATCGCTGCCGGTGGACTAACTGATGGCAAGGATGTTGCCCGCATGTTCCGACAGGGTGCCGATGGGGTCCAGCTGGCAACCCGCTTTGTGCTCAGTGATGAATGCGACGTGCATGAAAACTATAAGAAAGTCTATCTGAATGCGCGCGAAGAGGATATTACGACGATTCTCAGCCCGGTTGGCTATCCGGGGCGGGCCATTATTACCCCCTTTGTCGAGCGTTTTCTGCGCGATGGCAAGGTACCGGTGAAATCCTGCAACCAGTGTCTCAAAAGCTGCAGTCACACATTCTGTATACGGGATGCCCTGATCAAGGCGCGCGATGGAAATATTGAGGAAGGCCTTTTCTTCGCCGGGAAAAATGTGCACCGTATCAAAGAGATCAAGCCGGTTGCCCAGATCGTCGAAGAGATAATGGGCGAAGCTCGTGATATCCTCGCTGCCGAGGCGCAGTGATTCAGAACCATTTTGGCTCTGGGGCAGCTGGCAAGCAATATTTTTGCTTTACAAAGATCTTCGTCTTTGCTAGCTTCCCTCTGTTTGCAAAGGGCGATTAACTCAGCGGGAGAGTGCTACCCCGACACGGTAGAAGTCACTGGTTCAATCCCAGTATCGCCCACCATGAAAGAAACAACCGTTCACACGTTCTGTGTGGGCGGTTTTTTTATTGCCGATACCCGAGGTTCAGCGCAAGCAAGTGCAGGCTGGAAAGCGTGTGGGTATATTTTGCACAGGTGTGCAAGGTGGAAACAGGGTGTGCAGGCGGCAGATGCGCTTTGTGGTGTGTTTTTCAGCGGTTTCGTTTTGGCACGCAGTATGCAAATCAAGCATGGTATCTCTCTCCTTCTCTTCATAGATCTCCTTTTTCCCCCTTGCCTCGGCAAGGGGGCTGTTTTTTGGCGAAGCGCACTGACTGAGGCTAACTTCTGCTGGAATAGATGTCCCTTGTGCGGAGCTCATGGCGAGCGCTTGCGAAGCCACATTGGCGGGAATTATTCCCTTGACACCCCCGTGCTGATTTGTATATAAAGTCCCCCGAACGCTTGAACCGAGCTGCCCAGATAGCTCAGTCGGTAGAGCAGAGGACTGAAAATCCTCGTGTCGGTGGTTCGATTCCGCCTCTGGGCACCATTTTCTTTTTTTCCCCTCCCGTACGATATACGCCCATCATCTTAATGTTGATCGTTGGCATGACGATATAGATCTGGCTACGGCCTTCCACACTTCTGCAAATGCGCTTACTGGACTTCAAATCAGAACAGCTGAGCAAAATGCGCCTCAGAGGAAATTTTGAATCAACAACTTCTGCAGCTCAAGCCTTATCCAAT
This portion of the Desulfurispirillum indicum S5 genome encodes:
- the atpE gene encoding ATP synthase F0 subunit C encodes the protein MVLTAIMIGAGIGMGLGALGTGIGMGNAIQGATEGIARNPNASGKIMTAMIIGLAMIESLAIYTLVIALILLFANPYSAAFFG
- a CDS encoding redox-sensing transcriptional repressor Rex, giving the protein MILWKKKSTEVISSGELSTLCGYNSAQIRKDLAYFGEMGVRGVGYYVSELKHEIEHIMGLKNIWNVALIGVGNLGHALISYNGFRKSGFHVRLAYDRDENKLTGLPPEIQPVTCMEQLGEALKKQKIQIGIIAVPPDSAQNVANLLTSNGIQGILNFTPMRIKVPENVKVKYVDFTIELETLAFYLSKK
- a CDS encoding NAD(P)H-dependent flavin oxidoreductase, whose protein sequence is MKTIPELVIGKLRPRYPLLQGGMSVLVSNPSLAAAVSNAGGIGTLGGTGVSPELLYKMVQETKKLTSGIVAVNIMVAANHFLELVQAAIKGGVDMVVAGAGISKQLFQICREADVEVVPIVSSLRIGQFVEKMGASAIVVESVEAGGHLGTELTLDEMFAEIKQGMKIPVIAAGGLTDGKDVARMFRQGADGVQLATRFVLSDECDVHENYKKVYLNAREEDITTILSPVGYPGRAIITPFVERFLRDGKVPVKSCNQCLKSCSHTFCIRDALIKARDGNIEEGLFFAGKNVHRIKEIKPVAQIVEEIMGEARDILAAEAQ